Below is a genomic region from Methanococcus vannielii SB.
TGGCCATTTGATAAATTTAAAACAGTTGATAAACGACTTGGAACTGCAATGAAATCAACTGGGGAAATAATGGCAATTGGAAGGACTTTAGAAGAGGCACTTCAAAAAGCAGTTCGAAGTTTAGATATTGGAAGATATGGGATTATTTCGGATAAAAAAGATAGAGATTACTCGAATTCTGAGATTATAGGACTTTTGGAAAAACCTACGGATGAAAGGCTCTTTGTAATTGCATACGCCCTTGATAAGGGTTGGAGCGTCGATGGAATTTGTGAAAGAACAAGCATTAATCCATTCTTTATTAAAAAAATTAAAAATATTGTAGATTGTAAAAAAGAACTTGAAGTAGTTTCAAGACTCCCAGTAGACAATGACAAGCTAAAAGAAATAATTTTAAAAGCCAAAAAATTAGGATTTTCAGATTTTCAGATTGGAAAAATATTTTCAAAAACAGAAACAGAAATACGGGAATTAAGAAAAAAACTTTCCGTAATCCCAGTTTACAAAATGGTAGATACTTGTGCAGCAGAATTTGAAGCAAAAACTCCATACTACTATTCTGCATACGAACGATACTTTGACGAAGAACAAAACGAAAGTATTGCAACAAGTCGTAAAAAGGTAATCATACTAGGTTCAGGGCCAATTAGAATTGGTCAGGGTGTTGAATTTGATTATTCAACAGTTCATGCAATTTATGCATTAAAAGAAATAGGAATTGAAGCAATTATAATAAATAATAACCCTGAAACAGTAAGTACCGACTACGATACGTCAGACAGGCTTTACTTTGAACCATTAGTGTTTGAAGAAATAATGAATATTATTGAAAATGAAAGTAAAAATGGAGAACTTTTAGGCGTAATTGTCCAATTTGGAGGCCAAACCGCAATTAACCTTGCAATGAATTTATATGGTGCAGGTGTTAATATTTTAGGAACTTCACCGCATTCGATTGACCTTGCAGAGGATAGGGATCAATTTATCCATGTTCTTGAAAAGTTAGAAATACCGCAAGCAGAAGGCGGAACTGCATTTAGTGAAGAAGAAGCCCTTAAGGTCATTGAAAAAATCGGGTTTCCAGCACTTGTAAGGCCATCTTATGTTTTAGGCGGGCGTGCAATGCAGATTGTTTATAATTTTGAGGATTTAAAAGATTACATGAATGAAGCAGTTAAAGTTTCATCAGAACATCCAATATTAATCGACAAGTTCTTAGAAGAGGCTATTGAAGTCGATGTTGATGCAGTTTGTGATGGGGAAAGTGTATTTATCGGCGCTATTATGGAACATATTGAGGAAGCTGGAATTCATAGCGGAGATAGTGCATGCGTAATTCCGCCACAAACGCTATCAAAAGAGGTAATTTCAAAAATTGAAACATATACCACTAAACTTGCACTTGAACTTGGCGTAATAGGCCTTTTAAATATCCAATATGCGATAAAAGATGGAATAGTTTATATAATTGAAGCAAACCCTAGAGCGTCACGAACTATTCCTTACGTCAGTAAATCAGTTGGTGTGCCATTAGCAAAAATTGCTACAAATGCACTTATGGGTAAAAAATTAAAAGAAATGGGTTATTTTGGAACTGCAAAGGCGAAATACGTTAGTGTAAAAGAAGCAGTGTTTCCATTCTTAAAACTTCCAGGGGTTGACCCAGTTTTAAGTCCTGAAATGAAATCAACTGGTGAAGCAATTGGAATTGACCTCGATTTTGGAAAAGCATACTATAAATCCCAGCTTTCTGCAAACATGGAACTTCCAACATCTGGAACCGTATTTATAAGTGTTAGAAATAGGGATAAAAATAATATTACAAAAATTGCAAAAAAATTCCATGAATTAGGTTTTGAAATCGTTGCAACAACTGGGACTGCAAGAGAATTGCGACAATTTGAAATTCCTGCAAGGGAAGTTAGTAAAATTTCTGAAAGTATGCAAAACAGTGTTCTTGATTTGATGCAGAAAGGAGACATTAGTTTAATAATAAATACATCATCAGGAGACCGAGCAAGAAGTGATGGGTATTATATAAGGCGAGCTGCAGTAGAATTAAACGTTCCATACATGACTACACTTCAAGGAGCATATGCTGCAATAAAGGCGATTGAAGCTATTAAAACTGGCGACCTTGGAGTTTATTCATTAAAAGAGCTTGAAAATTAATCTTAAAATAAATCCAAAATACTAAAATTATTTTATTTTTAAATTTTTAATTTAGTTTTTATTTTTGAGGGATATTATGTCAATGACCCATTATTTAAAAAATTTACGTGTAAAAAATCTTAAAAAGAGAAAAGAAAAAAATCCTGATTATCCAATTGCATCATGGATTCAAGACGACATATTTCAAGATAAAACCATTGGAAAAAGTCTTACAATAATTTTAAGAACCAAAGGATGTAAATGGGCGTATGATTCCGGTGGTTGTACGATGTGTAGCTACCTAATGGATGCATCTCCAGTAGAAATCACTTCAGAAAACTTGAAAAATCAGTTTGATAGGACAATTGAAAAAAATTTGGAAGTAATTAATAACAATATGTCAATAAAACTTTTTACATCGGGAAGCTTTTTAGACCCTTTTGAAATTCCAATTGATGTAAGGGAATACATAT
It encodes:
- the carB gene encoding carbamoyl-phosphate synthase large subunit, with the translated sequence MKREDINKVMILGSGPIVIGQAAEFDFSGSQACKSLKEEGIYTILVNSNPATIQTDSNIADRVYLEPLTPKILEKIIEKEKPDAILPTMGGQTGLNLAMELSKRGILEKHGVELLGSTEKVIETSEDRDLFNKAMEEIKQPIAKSAAVNSIEGALNAVDVLGYPVIVRPAFTLGGTGGGVANTEEELIEITKKGLKYSMIKQVLIDQSLLGWKEYEYEVMRDRNDTCIVVCNMENIDPMGIHTGESIVTAPSQTLSDEFHQKLRDAAINIIRHLKIEGGCNVQFAVNPEMTEYVVIEVNPRVSRSSALASKATGYPIAKIAAKIAIGLTLDEIQNDVTKETPASFEPTIDYVVVKIPRWPFDKFKTVDKRLGTAMKSTGEIMAIGRTLEEALQKAVRSLDIGRYGIISDKKDRDYSNSEIIGLLEKPTDERLFVIAYALDKGWSVDGICERTSINPFFIKKIKNIVDCKKELEVVSRLPVDNDKLKEIILKAKKLGFSDFQIGKIFSKTETEIRELRKKLSVIPVYKMVDTCAAEFEAKTPYYYSAYERYFDEEQNESIATSRKKVIILGSGPIRIGQGVEFDYSTVHAIYALKEIGIEAIIINNNPETVSTDYDTSDRLYFEPLVFEEIMNIIENESKNGELLGVIVQFGGQTAINLAMNLYGAGVNILGTSPHSIDLAEDRDQFIHVLEKLEIPQAEGGTAFSEEEALKVIEKIGFPALVRPSYVLGGRAMQIVYNFEDLKDYMNEAVKVSSEHPILIDKFLEEAIEVDVDAVCDGESVFIGAIMEHIEEAGIHSGDSACVIPPQTLSKEVISKIETYTTKLALELGVIGLLNIQYAIKDGIVYIIEANPRASRTIPYVSKSVGVPLAKIATNALMGKKLKEMGYFGTAKAKYVSVKEAVFPFLKLPGVDPVLSPEMKSTGEAIGIDLDFGKAYYKSQLSANMELPTSGTVFISVRNRDKNNITKIAKKFHELGFEIVATTGTARELRQFEIPAREVSKISESMQNSVLDLMQKGDISLIINTSSGDRARSDGYYIRRAAVELNVPYMTTLQGAYAAIKAIEAIKTGDLGVYSLKELEN